The Amycolatopsis viridis genome window below encodes:
- a CDS encoding malate dehydrogenase: MTQAPVNVTVTGAAGQIGYALLFRIASGQLLGPDTPVKLRLLEIPQAVKAAEGTALELEDCAFPLLAGTDIFDDAKRAFEGTNIALLVGARPRTKGMERADLLEANGGIFKPQGEAINAGAADDVRVLVVGNPANTNALIAQSHAPDVPAERFTAMTRLDHNRAVAQLSKKLNAPVSEIRKLTIWGNHSASQYPDIFHAEVGGRNAAEAVNDEKWLAEEFIPRVAKRGAEIIEARGASSAASAANAAIDHIHTWVNGTAEGDWTSMAVPSDGSYGVPEGLISSFPVVCKGGKYEIVQGLEINEFSRGRIDASVAELTEEREAVKKLGLI; encoded by the coding sequence ATGACCCAAGCCCCCGTCAACGTCACCGTAACCGGCGCCGCCGGCCAGATCGGCTACGCGCTGCTGTTCCGCATCGCGTCCGGTCAGCTGCTCGGCCCGGACACCCCGGTGAAGCTGCGGTTGCTGGAGATCCCGCAGGCGGTCAAGGCGGCCGAGGGCACGGCGCTCGAGCTGGAGGACTGCGCGTTCCCGCTGCTGGCCGGCACCGACATCTTCGACGACGCGAAGCGGGCCTTCGAGGGCACCAACATCGCGCTGCTGGTGGGCGCCCGCCCGCGCACCAAGGGCATGGAGCGCGCCGACCTGCTGGAGGCCAACGGCGGCATCTTCAAGCCGCAGGGCGAGGCGATCAACGCCGGGGCCGCCGATGACGTCCGCGTGCTGGTGGTCGGCAACCCGGCCAACACCAACGCCCTGATCGCGCAGTCGCACGCGCCCGACGTCCCGGCCGAGCGGTTCACCGCGATGACCCGCCTGGACCACAACCGCGCCGTGGCCCAGCTGTCGAAGAAGCTCAACGCTCCGGTGAGCGAGATCCGCAAGCTCACGATCTGGGGCAACCACTCCGCCAGCCAGTACCCGGACATCTTCCACGCCGAGGTCGGCGGCCGGAACGCCGCCGAGGCCGTGAACGACGAGAAGTGGCTGGCCGAGGAGTTCATCCCGCGCGTGGCCAAGCGCGGCGCCGAGATCATCGAGGCCCGGGGCGCGTCCTCGGCCGCGTCGGCCGCCAACGCCGCCATCGACCACATCCACACCTGGGTCAACGGCACCGCCGAGGGTGACTGGACCTCGATGGCCGTCCCGTCCGACGGCTCCTACGGGGTGCCGGAGGGCCTGATCTCGTCGTTCCCGGTCGTCTGCAAGGGCGGCAAGTACGAGATCGTGCAGGGCCTGGAGATCAACGAGTTCTCCCGTGGCCGCATCGACGCGTCCGTCGCGGAGCTCACCGAGGAGCGCGAGGCCGTGAAGAAGCTCGGCCTGATCTGA
- a CDS encoding MFS transporter, which produces MAFGTFLLVTAEQLPVGLLTRVGTDLSVSAGTAGLMVTVTSIVAGLAAPVVPVLVGRLDRRWLLTGLMGLMTLANVASGLAPGFAVLMVSRALVGVAIGGFWAVAGGLAVRLVPAERVPRATAVIFGGVGAANVFGVPIGTVLGDFAGWRVAFATLSGLALVVLIALLVMLPPLAATEPVRPRLLAGQFRNRGVRLGILATFLIVTGHFAAYTFISPVLQDLSGVRADLVGPLLFGFGVAGVAGNFVAGAAVARRLRTTVLVITAALAVAVLIFPVLGETPAGGVTLLIVWGLTYGGVSVSLQTWMIKAAPRAVEAASALWVSVFNLAIGLGALTGGAIVDALSLTGVLWLAGALFVLAGATVWAVRAADLR; this is translated from the coding sequence GTGGCGTTCGGGACCTTCCTGCTGGTGACCGCCGAGCAACTACCGGTCGGGCTGCTGACCCGCGTCGGCACGGACCTGTCGGTCAGCGCGGGCACCGCCGGGTTGATGGTGACGGTGACCAGCATCGTGGCCGGGCTGGCCGCCCCCGTGGTCCCGGTTCTCGTGGGGCGGCTGGACCGGCGATGGCTGCTCACCGGCCTGATGGGCCTGATGACCCTGGCGAACGTGGCGTCCGGTCTGGCGCCGGGCTTCGCGGTGCTGATGGTGTCGCGCGCCCTGGTCGGGGTGGCGATCGGCGGGTTCTGGGCCGTGGCCGGTGGCCTTGCGGTCCGGCTGGTGCCCGCCGAACGGGTGCCGCGCGCCACAGCCGTCATCTTCGGCGGCGTCGGCGCGGCCAACGTGTTCGGCGTCCCGATCGGCACCGTCCTCGGCGACTTCGCCGGATGGCGCGTCGCGTTCGCCACGCTCAGCGGCCTCGCGCTGGTGGTCCTGATCGCCCTGCTGGTGATGCTGCCGCCGCTGGCCGCCACCGAGCCGGTCCGGCCCCGGCTGCTGGCCGGGCAGTTCCGCAACCGCGGGGTGCGGCTGGGCATCCTCGCGACCTTCCTGATCGTCACCGGGCACTTCGCCGCCTACACGTTCATCAGCCCGGTGCTGCAGGACCTGTCCGGGGTGCGGGCGGACCTGGTGGGGCCGCTGCTGTTCGGGTTCGGTGTGGCCGGGGTCGCCGGGAACTTCGTCGCGGGCGCCGCCGTGGCGCGCCGGCTGCGGACGACGGTGCTGGTGATCACCGCCGCTCTGGCGGTCGCGGTGCTGATCTTCCCCGTCCTGGGTGAGACGCCGGCGGGCGGCGTGACGCTGCTGATCGTGTGGGGGCTGACCTACGGTGGCGTGTCGGTGAGCCTCCAGACCTGGATGATCAAGGCCGCGCCGCGCGCCGTGGAAGCCGCGTCGGCCCTGTGGGTGTCGGTGTTCAACCTGGCGATCGGGCTCGGCGCGCTGACCGGCGGCGCGATCGTCGACGCACTCAGCCTGACCGGGGTGCTGTGGCTGGCCGGTGCGCTGTTCGTGCTCGCCGGTGCCACGGTCTGGGCGGTCCGGGCCGCCGATCTGCGGTGA
- a CDS encoding FUSC family protein: MRFAKVALDRLVATDPGLVRLRLAGIAVGGIVLSIIVLVLLGRPLPAIMVASIAAMNSAFSVNDKTEKDQAITLVLVLLCGSASLTVAAFGAAVPLLDPVLFVLLIFLAVYAQRFAPRGTAMGALSFFMFFFAMFLAVHPSQLPQYLPALAVGLAANAVMRFGVLRRRPEAELLRARRAFRARISAVVRAAAASLASGGSEWRITQLRKADTRLHEAVLMIEDTIGDLFDETGTQLLRRRLLAVELACQWLAITVRRASEAADLPEDVRADLVAGLLRLDSLIERDPRELPVISETAEFSRMLVAGSRLADRTAPGDEVRRAIAELALADVNAQRVAERDYSAETELPGQAVEPEPTESTGATEPTGSSTVFAYDNRTRSAIQAMVGGGLAVLGGELLSHARWYWAVLTVFVVFLNTSTAGATFVKGFRRVTGTLAGIFGGMLLALLVSGNTAATVALLLVCVFCLVYVARVSQLMMAFFITCMLGVLYSLLGTFSVEVLWLRVAETAVGAAAGLVAAVLVVPVRTRTVMVSDIDTALVNLCEFLAGAEALLSGRENVNVIELSRELDRSVEKVRATVEPLTHPISLASRRDYGWYVLSTLDRLAFRARQIAARSEPGLLPADDRLTALIERISRNIDVIRDALDGDERRTLTRNTSAPDIHETDNAQARSVLTSLGRMEAGTVALGRAFEVPVADSTRSVQQNVSRRTTSVQAEGDKVTSTSQNSVRRSTQ; this comes from the coding sequence ATGAGGTTCGCGAAGGTGGCCCTGGACCGGCTGGTCGCCACCGACCCGGGCCTGGTGCGGCTGCGGCTGGCCGGCATCGCGGTCGGCGGCATCGTGCTCTCGATCATCGTGCTGGTGCTGCTCGGCCGTCCGCTCCCGGCGATCATGGTGGCCTCGATCGCGGCGATGAACTCGGCGTTCAGCGTCAACGACAAGACCGAGAAGGACCAGGCGATCACGCTCGTGCTGGTCCTGTTGTGCGGGTCGGCCTCGCTCACGGTCGCCGCGTTCGGCGCCGCCGTGCCGCTGCTGGATCCGGTCCTGTTCGTGCTGCTGATCTTCCTCGCGGTCTACGCGCAGCGGTTCGCGCCGCGCGGCACGGCGATGGGCGCGTTGTCGTTCTTCATGTTCTTCTTCGCGATGTTCCTCGCGGTCCACCCCAGCCAGCTGCCCCAGTACCTCCCGGCGCTGGCGGTCGGTCTGGCCGCGAACGCCGTGATGCGGTTCGGGGTGCTGCGGCGGCGGCCGGAGGCCGAGCTGCTGCGCGCCCGGCGCGCGTTCCGCGCCCGGATCAGCGCGGTCGTGCGGGCCGCGGCCGCGTCACTGGCCAGCGGCGGCAGCGAGTGGCGGATCACCCAGCTGCGCAAGGCCGACACCCGCCTGCACGAGGCGGTGCTCATGATCGAGGACACCATCGGCGACCTGTTCGACGAGACCGGCACCCAGCTGCTGCGCCGCCGGCTGCTCGCCGTGGAACTGGCCTGCCAGTGGCTCGCGATCACGGTGCGCCGCGCCAGCGAGGCGGCGGACCTGCCCGAGGACGTCCGCGCCGACCTGGTGGCCGGACTGCTGCGGCTGGACTCGCTGATCGAGCGTGATCCGCGGGAGCTGCCGGTGATCAGCGAGACCGCGGAGTTCAGCAGGATGCTGGTCGCGGGCAGCCGGCTCGCCGACCGCACCGCGCCGGGCGACGAGGTGCGCCGCGCGATCGCGGAGCTGGCGCTGGCCGACGTCAACGCCCAGCGCGTGGCCGAGCGGGACTACTCGGCCGAGACCGAGCTGCCCGGGCAGGCCGTGGAACCGGAACCCACCGAGTCCACCGGAGCAACGGAGCCCACCGGGTCCAGCACGGTCTTCGCCTACGACAACCGCACCCGCAGCGCGATCCAGGCGATGGTGGGTGGCGGGCTGGCGGTGCTGGGCGGCGAGCTGCTGTCCCACGCGCGCTGGTACTGGGCGGTCCTGACGGTGTTCGTGGTGTTCCTCAACACCTCGACCGCGGGGGCCACCTTCGTGAAGGGGTTCCGCCGGGTCACCGGCACGCTGGCCGGGATCTTCGGCGGCATGCTGCTCGCGCTGCTGGTCAGCGGCAACACGGCCGCCACCGTGGCCCTGCTGCTGGTGTGCGTGTTCTGCCTGGTCTACGTGGCCCGGGTGTCGCAGCTGATGATGGCGTTCTTCATCACCTGCATGCTGGGCGTGCTCTACAGCCTGCTCGGCACGTTCAGCGTCGAGGTGCTGTGGTTGCGGGTCGCCGAGACGGCCGTCGGCGCGGCGGCCGGGCTCGTCGCGGCGGTCCTCGTGGTGCCGGTGCGCACCCGCACCGTGATGGTGTCCGACATCGACACCGCATTGGTGAACCTGTGCGAGTTCCTGGCCGGCGCGGAGGCGCTGCTGTCCGGGCGGGAGAACGTGAACGTGATCGAACTCTCCCGGGAGCTGGACCGCTCGGTGGAGAAAGTGCGCGCCACGGTCGAGCCGCTGACCCACCCGATCAGCCTCGCCAGCCGCCGCGACTACGGCTGGTACGTGCTGAGCACCCTGGACCGGCTCGCGTTCCGGGCGCGGCAGATCGCCGCCCGCTCCGAACCGGGCCTGCTGCCCGCCGACGACCGGCTGACCGCGCTGATCGAACGGATCAGCCGCAACATCGACGTGATCCGCGACGCCCTGGACGGGGACGAGCGCCGCACGCTGACCCGCAACACCAGCGCACCCGACATCCACGAGACGGACAACGCGCAGGCACGCTCCGTGCTCACCAGCCTGGGCCGGATGGAGGCCGGGACCGTCGCACTGGGCAGGGCGTTCGAGGTTCCGGTGGCCGATTCGACTCGATCGGTTCAGCAGAACGTGAGCCGACGCACCACGTCAGTGCAGGCAGAGGGCGATAAGGTCACGAGCACAAGCCAGAATTCCGTCCGCAGGAGTACGCAATGA
- a CDS encoding class I SAM-dependent methyltransferase, protein MSGLTVRDAACGPGLSAADLVDRGARVIGADISPRMVELARHRAPGGEFRVHDLAQPLDWLPDALVDRVLLALAVHYLDDRIAALRELGDWLRHGGNYFEPRVIEEVWSRG, encoded by the coding sequence GTGAGCGGGCTGACGGTGCGGGACGCCGCGTGCGGTCCGGGGTTGTCCGCCGCGGACCTGGTGGACCGCGGCGCCCGCGTGATCGGCGCGGACATCAGCCCGCGCATGGTCGAACTGGCCCGGCACCGCGCTCCCGGGGGCGAGTTCCGCGTGCACGACCTCGCGCAGCCCCTGGACTGGCTGCCGGACGCGTTGGTGGACCGGGTGCTGCTCGCGCTGGCCGTGCACTACCTGGACGACCGGATCGCGGCGCTGCGGGAGCTGGGCGACTGGCTCCGGCACGGCGGCAACTACTTCGAGCCGCGCGTGATCGAGGAGGTGTGGAGCCGGGGCTGA
- a CDS encoding MerR family transcriptional regulator has translation MLTIGELAAYAGVTVRAVRHYHAKGLLPEPERDHSGYRRYDAGAVIELIKIRTLAEAGVPLARVRELLRAGAEEFAAAVRDIDRQLQAEIRQRQRHREQIARLAAGDHLALPPEVVSYLDRLRALGVHERILQVERDGWILLAARSPGRVAEWTARKHEQTADGRLLGFYRILGEALDHDGDDPRLVELADELAAYFTRLADEQGEDYVDDTDLEPALVQLMDALAFDTVPPARQLIELLAERGWTGWTKLVRVPPGADAVSR, from the coding sequence ATGTTGACCATCGGGGAACTGGCGGCCTACGCGGGAGTGACGGTGCGCGCGGTGCGGCACTACCACGCCAAGGGGCTGCTGCCCGAACCGGAACGGGACCACTCCGGCTACCGGCGGTACGACGCCGGCGCCGTGATCGAGCTGATCAAGATCCGTACCCTCGCCGAGGCCGGCGTCCCGCTGGCCCGGGTGCGGGAGCTGCTCCGGGCCGGTGCGGAGGAGTTCGCCGCTGCTGTGCGGGACATCGACCGGCAGCTGCAGGCCGAGATCCGGCAACGGCAGCGGCACCGCGAGCAGATCGCGCGGCTCGCCGCCGGGGACCACCTGGCGCTGCCGCCGGAGGTCGTCTCGTACCTCGACCGGTTGCGGGCGCTGGGCGTCCACGAGCGGATCCTCCAGGTCGAACGGGACGGCTGGATCCTGCTGGCCGCGCGCTCACCCGGCCGGGTGGCGGAGTGGACGGCCCGCAAGCACGAGCAGACGGCCGACGGCCGTCTGCTCGGCTTCTACCGCATCCTCGGGGAGGCGCTGGACCACGACGGGGACGACCCGCGGCTGGTCGAGCTCGCCGACGAACTGGCCGCCTACTTCACCCGGCTGGCCGACGAACAGGGCGAGGACTACGTGGACGACACCGATCTGGAGCCCGCGCTGGTCCAGTTGATGGACGCACTGGCGTTCGACACCGTGCCGCCGGCCCGGCAGCTGATCGAGCTGCTCGCGGAACGGGGCTGGACCGGCTGGACCAAGCTCGTGCGCGTCCCGCCCGGAGCGGATGCGGTGTCCCGGTGA
- a CDS encoding TetR/AcrR family transcriptional regulator: MPRPREFDEQDVVARAAGLFRRLGYHATSVRDLGDELDLKPSSLYRTFGDKHTLFLRALDHYRETDSAEARARLGGTGPTREVLRNWLMWLVTGSAGDHSGLGCFVVNTTTELGTGDPQVQQRTEAAFEVTREAIAEVLRRGCRDGELPADLDVDAAVELLFTTVLGLRVRERAGHDPARLAATIDFAIRSLGPEPAAAHHT, from the coding sequence ATGCCACGGCCACGCGAATTCGACGAGCAGGACGTGGTGGCCCGCGCCGCCGGCCTGTTCCGGCGCCTCGGCTACCACGCCACCTCCGTCCGCGACCTGGGCGACGAGCTCGACCTCAAGCCCAGCAGCCTCTACCGCACCTTCGGCGACAAGCACACGCTGTTCCTGCGCGCGCTCGACCACTACCGCGAGACCGATTCGGCGGAAGCACGGGCCCGGCTGGGCGGCACCGGGCCGACCCGGGAAGTGCTGCGGAACTGGCTGATGTGGCTGGTGACCGGCAGTGCGGGCGACCACTCCGGGCTGGGCTGTTTCGTGGTCAACACCACGACCGAACTCGGCACCGGGGATCCACAGGTACAGCAGCGCACCGAGGCGGCGTTCGAGGTCACGCGGGAGGCCATCGCCGAGGTGCTGCGCCGCGGCTGCCGCGATGGTGAACTACCCGCGGACCTCGACGTCGACGCGGCCGTGGAACTGCTGTTCACCACCGTGCTGGGGCTGCGCGTGCGGGAACGCGCCGGCCACGATCCGGCACGCCTGGCCGCCACGATCGACTTCGCGATCCGTTCCCTCGGTCCGGAGCCGGCCGCGGCGCACCACACCTGA
- a CDS encoding alpha/beta fold hydrolase, translating into MTTTQNFTIHHDGVTIAATRGGRGRLVVLCPGLNSTQADLQQLAGLLRRDHDVVTFDLRGHGLSSAADRYSFAAFLGDLAAVMAELGRHDRAAAPLLVGYSLGADLAVHYTAEHPGTVSGLLLIDGANPVPEPFLTEAVLPEFRAMWEDMAARQQAGRGTARQVLLTGQEILDLNVEIDQVRAGILARYDVIDQPITMIMSTSMAGDGDDEFVRSLNQNWRAGVERLQREHPGIATHWLDADHQLVFTHAVDIAAITRTLVPC; encoded by the coding sequence ATGACCACGACGCAGAACTTCACGATCCACCACGACGGCGTCACCATCGCCGCGACCCGCGGCGGCCGGGGACGCCTGGTGGTCCTGTGCCCCGGGCTCAACTCGACGCAGGCCGACTTGCAGCAGCTGGCCGGGCTGCTGCGGCGGGACCACGATGTGGTGACCTTCGACCTGCGCGGTCACGGTCTGAGCTCGGCCGCCGACCGGTACTCCTTCGCCGCGTTCCTCGGCGACCTGGCGGCGGTCATGGCGGAGCTGGGACGCCATGACCGCGCCGCCGCGCCGCTGCTGGTGGGCTACTCGCTCGGCGCCGACCTCGCCGTGCACTACACGGCCGAGCACCCCGGCACCGTGTCCGGTCTCCTGCTCATCGACGGCGCCAACCCGGTGCCCGAACCGTTCCTCACCGAGGCCGTCCTGCCGGAGTTCCGCGCGATGTGGGAGGACATGGCGGCGCGCCAGCAGGCCGGGCGGGGAACTGCCCGCCAGGTGCTGCTGACCGGGCAGGAGATCCTCGACCTGAACGTGGAGATCGACCAGGTGCGGGCCGGGATCCTCGCCCGGTACGACGTGATCGACCAGCCCATCACCATGATCATGTCGACGTCGATGGCCGGGGACGGTGACGACGAATTCGTGCGGTCGCTGAACCAGAACTGGCGGGCCGGTGTCGAGCGGCTCCAGCGCGAGCACCCGGGCATCGCCACGCACTGGCTCGACGCCGACCACCAGCTGGTGTTCACCCACGCCGTGGACATCGCGGCGATCACGCGGACACTGGTGCCATGTTGA
- a CDS encoding M3 family metallopeptidase, with protein MTPDNPFAQASDLPYGLPPFDRITDEHFGPAFEAGLAEHAAEIAAIAGNPEPPTFENTIVALDTSGRLLQRVSSVFFNLTSSDTNPARQELQAAIAPRLAAHSDAIHLNPALFARVRDLYERRDQLGLDPESAWLLDRTYTGFQRAGAGLDEDQQAKLRALNEELSTLSTRFQDNLLRDTNDLAVLVDDVAELAGLSEGTIAAAGAAAASRGEEGKYLLTLNLPTSQPLLSVLANRALRERLYTASISRGNRGNAADNNAVLARMAQLRAQRAALLGYPNHAAYVISDETARTAEAAVGLLERLAPVAVANARRDAEELQRYLDQDHPGATLEPWDWAFYAERARKARFDLDDATLRPYFELDRVVRDGVLFAAGELYGLRFAERHDLPVYHPDVRVFEVFDADGSPLGLFLGDYYARESKRGGAWMNTFSDQSRLLGERPVVVNNLNIAKPPAGEPTLLSFDEVTTLFHEFGHALHALFSDVRYPRFSGTNVPRDFVEYPSQVNEMWMLWPEVLANYAKHHETGEPLPRHLVQRLEESAQYGQPFATTEYLAAALLDQAWHGLGTDDAIGDVASFEAAALEKAGVAVPAIPPRYRSTYFAHVFSGGYSAGYYSYIWSEVLDADTVEWFTENGGLKRANGDHFRRTLLSRGGSGDPMEFFRTFRGRDPEIGPLLARRGLTGA; from the coding sequence ATGACACCGGACAACCCGTTCGCGCAGGCGAGTGACCTGCCCTACGGTCTGCCGCCGTTCGACCGGATCACCGACGAGCACTTCGGGCCGGCGTTCGAGGCGGGTCTGGCCGAGCACGCCGCCGAGATCGCGGCCATCGCCGGCAACCCGGAGCCGCCGACCTTCGAGAACACGATCGTGGCGCTGGACACCTCCGGCCGCCTGCTGCAGCGCGTGTCGTCGGTGTTCTTCAACCTCACCTCGTCCGACACCAACCCGGCGCGGCAGGAGCTGCAGGCCGCGATCGCGCCGAGGCTCGCCGCGCACTCCGACGCGATCCACCTGAACCCGGCGCTGTTCGCGCGGGTGCGTGACCTCTACGAACGGCGTGACCAGCTGGGCCTCGACCCGGAGTCGGCGTGGCTGCTGGACCGCACCTACACCGGATTCCAGCGCGCCGGCGCCGGGCTCGACGAGGACCAGCAGGCCAAGCTGCGGGCGCTCAACGAGGAACTGTCCACGCTGTCCACCCGGTTCCAGGACAACCTGTTGCGCGACACCAACGACCTCGCCGTGCTGGTCGACGACGTCGCGGAGCTCGCCGGGCTGTCCGAGGGCACCATCGCCGCCGCGGGTGCGGCCGCCGCGTCCCGGGGCGAGGAGGGCAAGTACCTGCTCACGCTGAACCTGCCCACCTCGCAGCCGCTGCTGAGTGTGCTGGCGAACCGGGCGCTGCGCGAGCGGCTGTACACGGCGTCGATCTCGCGCGGCAACCGGGGCAACGCGGCCGACAACAACGCTGTGCTGGCGCGGATGGCGCAGCTGCGCGCCCAACGGGCCGCACTCCTCGGCTACCCCAACCACGCCGCCTACGTGATCTCCGACGAGACCGCCCGCACCGCCGAGGCCGCGGTCGGGCTGCTGGAGCGGCTCGCCCCGGTGGCGGTCGCCAACGCGCGGCGCGACGCCGAGGAACTGCAGCGCTACCTCGACCAGGACCACCCGGGCGCCACGCTCGAGCCGTGGGACTGGGCCTTCTACGCCGAACGCGCCCGCAAGGCGCGCTTCGACCTCGACGACGCCACGCTGCGGCCCTACTTCGAGCTGGACCGGGTGGTGCGCGACGGCGTGCTGTTCGCGGCGGGCGAGCTGTACGGGCTGCGCTTCGCCGAGCGGCACGACCTGCCTGTGTACCACCCGGACGTGCGCGTGTTCGAGGTGTTCGACGCCGACGGCAGCCCGCTGGGCCTGTTCCTCGGCGACTACTACGCGCGCGAGTCCAAGCGCGGCGGCGCCTGGATGAACACCTTCAGCGACCAGTCGCGGCTGCTCGGGGAGCGGCCGGTGGTGGTGAACAACCTCAACATCGCCAAGCCGCCGGCTGGCGAGCCGACGCTGCTCAGCTTCGACGAGGTCACCACGCTGTTCCACGAGTTCGGCCACGCCCTGCACGCGTTGTTCTCGGACGTGCGGTACCCGAGGTTCTCCGGCACCAACGTGCCGCGGGACTTCGTGGAGTACCCCTCGCAGGTCAACGAGATGTGGATGCTGTGGCCGGAGGTGCTGGCCAACTACGCCAAGCACCACGAGACCGGTGAGCCGCTGCCGCGGCACCTGGTGCAGCGGCTGGAGGAGTCGGCCCAGTACGGGCAGCCGTTCGCCACCACCGAGTACCTGGCCGCGGCGTTGCTCGACCAGGCATGGCACGGGCTGGGCACCGACGACGCGATCGGCGACGTCGCCTCGTTCGAGGCGGCCGCGCTGGAGAAGGCCGGGGTGGCGGTGCCGGCGATCCCGCCGCGCTACCGCAGCACCTACTTCGCGCACGTGTTCAGCGGCGGGTATTCGGCCGGGTACTACTCCTACATCTGGAGCGAGGTGCTCGACGCGGACACCGTCGAGTGGTTCACGGAAAACGGCGGCCTGAAGCGCGCCAACGGTGACCACTTCCGCCGCACGCTGCTCTCCCGTGGCGGCAGCGGGGATCCGATGGAGTTCTTCCGCACCTTCCGCGGCCGCGACCCGGAGATCGGGCCACTGCTCGCGCGCCGTGGGCTGACGGGCGCGTGA